A genomic window from Yarrowia lipolytica chromosome 1D, complete sequence includes:
- a CDS encoding uncharacterized protein (Compare to YALI0D12188g, some similarities with uniprot|O13339 Schizosaccharomyces pombe Telomerase reverse transcriptase EST2, similar to Saccharomyces cerevisiae EST2 (YLR318W); ancestral locus Anc_4.134), whose protein sequence is MILIQERYPSFVFPEIEISRTDTFIFYNASGHCLPSIKFVWRCVYSARSVCTCPHSPYPMLKRLQSKLPQSDTLHGHLCNLHLHSFIEPFIFHEVISLYEQDDSFKHFLTATIVSRGRLAVVNQLIMPDYVNDLTYPAFIRLLSSVSSRESVLHTHVQGVFDPSDKRPIDDRNSIHTAIDALCETGWRKLESVLGRYEFAKLILGNMVFMELRKDCYFQVSGPRIDDILLCRPTHKVQTELLLLKAPPGKVGKRVPRKGILRCKQGMYYSLGKTGYNLSVRDLVDSKDHKVEIEHVLESIFPYTYDKTQSKRIPKRLVPFVQIASTIVKKCQQYNFLRLLDAWFPLNRDYEDGHSVNDVVSFCFAASHLLFPHVLFGSADNWAVLRSKYVYYLNLPSRTSPHLDTMTGGFRLTEINWLFTSDMNLKKSRDDMLKARELFEQLMIWVTNRFLPQILRSFFYFTDSLTSDQIIYRHPVWQRKTRSTLQELKRTQFSSKVLTPSDLGISKFRLMPKKSGFRPIVSLGRPVQSPRGKKPISVNKKLSKLYKILYQEFRLGGNNKCGLDSVHLLKKVLGKYEKAIKGQIQGLKFVKIDVTAAFDTIPASKVKDISKRLLDCESYSLHSHSRILPMSSKTVLRWFTTSRACNGRSEGALQAFRRLGNKGIIVDENKSDSVGKQLLYKLLNDHLFRNDVFIDGQVHRQVRGIPQGSILSSLFCSMVYEEMVREKFSDLVDRPDTCLMRFVDDFMLITTDTAIATEFLNRALKGLPDYGVSVNRSKCLVNFPLSVGGVRIAQLEEGEMMPFLGMKIDPCNLQIHRDYPYSSALLWVDKGVKLAAVRHRAKEYFSARFPRLLLNKSVPEAVVLKNVSAFFRYVFLRAIRTFEHFGHVSESRITQEAITLAAEMIDISMCVVTPKCPHVGLKKLRGWLTKISVLSIERRR, encoded by the coding sequence ATGATTTTGATACAAGAAAGGTATCCATCGTTTGTATTTCCCGAGATAGAAATCTCCAGAACTGACACTTTCATCTTCTACAATGCTTCAGGCCACTGTCTTCCATCGATAAAGTTTGTATGGAGGTGTGTCTACAGTGCTAGatcagtatgtacctgtCCTCATTCTCCTTACCCAATGCTCAAACGGCTGCAGAGCAAACTGCCCCAGAGTGATACCCTTCACGGTCATCTGTGTAATTTGCATTTGCACAGTTTCATCGAACCGTTCATTTTCCATGAGGTAATCTCGCTGTATGAACAAGATGACAGCTTCAAACACTTCCTGACAGCCACCATTGTCTCCAGAGGCCGGTTGGCTGTTGTGAACCAGCTCATCATGCCGGACTATGTGAACGACTTGACATATCCGGCGTTTATTCGGCTGCTTTCGTCAGTATCCAGCCGAGAAAGTGTGCTGCACACCCACGTCCAAGGAGTCTTTGATCCCTCTGACAAACGGCCCATTGACGACCGAAACTCCATTCACACGGCCATTGACGCGTTGTGTGAAACAGGGTGGCGCAAATTGGAGTCTGTTCTAGGCCGCTATGAGTTTGCCAAGTTGATTCTAGGCAACATGGTGTTCATGGAGCTCAGGAAGGACTGCTACTTTCAGGTGTCTGGACCTCGAATTGACGATATTCTCTTGTGTCGCCCCACACACAAAGTGCAGACCGAATTGTTGTTGTTAAAGGCTCCACCGGGGAAAGTAGGCAAGAGAGTGCCGAGAAAGGGAATCCTGAGATGCAAACAGGGAATGTATTACAGTCTAGGAAAGACAGGATACAATTTGAGTGTGCGTGATCTGGTCGATTCCAAAGACCATAAAGTTGAGATAGAACATGTGCTGGAGTCAATTTTTCCTTACACTTATGACAAGACTCAATCGAAACGTATTCCTAAACGTCTAGTTCCATTTGTCCAAATTGCTTCTACTATCGTGAAAAAGTGTCAGCAATACAATTTTTTGCGGCTTTTGGATGCCTGGTTCCCACTTAATCGCGACTACGAGGATGGGCACTCCGTTAACGATGTGGTCTCCTTCTGTTTTGCAGCTTCTCATCTCCTCTTTCCTCACGTTTTATTTGGATCGGCAGACAATTGGGCCGTTCTACGTTCAAAGTACGTCTATTATCTGAACTTGCCATCTCGAACTTCTCCGCATCTGGATACAATGACTGGGGGATTCAGGTTGACCGAAATCAACTGGCTCTTCACTTCTGATATGAATCTGAAAAAGTCACGAGACGATATGCTCAAGGCACGTGAGCTGTTTGAACAGCTGATGATCTGGGTTACAAACCGCTTCCTGCCTCAGATTCTAAGATCTTTCTTCTATTTCACAGACTCTCTCACCAGTGACCAGATCATCTACCGACACCCTGTATGGCAAAGAAAGACCAGAAGCACTCTCCAAGAACTGAAGAGGACCCAGTTTTCAAGTAAAGTCCTTACTCCGTCGGATCTCGGAATCTCAAAGTTCAGATTGATGCCAAAAAAGTCAGGCTTCAGACCCATTGTGTCTTTGGGAAGACCTGTTCAGAGTCCCAGGGGAAAGAAACCGATCTctgtcaacaagaagctctCAAAGCTGTACAAGATACTGTATCAGGAGTTCAGACTCGGTGGAAATAACAAGTGTGGTCTTGACTCGGTTCACCTGCTCAAAAAAGTGCTAGGGAAGTACGAAAAGGCAATCAAGGGCCAAATTCAAGGTCTCAAGTTTGTCAAGATTGATGTCACTGCGGCCTTTGACACTATTCCAGCATCCAAAGTGAAAGACATTTCAAAACGACTGCTTGATTGTGAAAGTTACTCGCTTCATAGCCACTCTCGAATCTTGCCTATGAGTTCAAAAACAGTTCTGAGATGGTTCACCACGTCTCGGGCCTGTAACGGGAGATCTGAGGGAGCTCTACAAGCCTTCAGACGTCTGGGGAATAAGGGGATCATAGTGGATGAAAACAAAAGTGACAGTGTTGGAAAACAACTGCTGTACAAACTGCTCAACGATCACTTGTTCAGAAATGATGTTTTTATTGACGGTCAGGTACATAGACAAGTGCGTGGAATCCCGCAAGGCTCTATATTATCCTCTTTGTTTTGTTCCATGGTCTATGAGGAAATGGTGCGTGAAAAGTTCAGCGATCTCGTTGATAGACCAGATACCTGTCTTATGCGATTCGTGGACGACTTTATGCTAATCACTACCGACACTGCTATAGCTACCGAGTTTTTAAACAGAGCTCTCAAGGGCTTACCTGACTATGGAGTCTCTGTCAACCGATCCAAGTGTCTAGTCAACTTTCCTCTGTCTGTGGGTGGTGTCAGAATCGCGCAGCTTGAAGAGGGCGAAATGATGCCGTTTTTGGGCATGAAGATCGATCCTTGCAATCTTCAGATACATCGAGACTATCCCTATAGCTCTGCATTATTATGGGTCGATAAAGGAGTCAAGCTGGCAGCTGTCAGACACAGAGCAAAGGAATACTTTTCGGCTCGGTTCCCCAGGCTGCTGTTGAACAAGAGTGTTCCTGAAGCTGTGGTTCTCAAAAATGTGTCGGCATTCTTTCGGTACGTGTTTTTGCGAGCTATTCGAACTTTTGAACACTTTGGCCACGTCTCTGAGAGCAGGATCACTCAGGAAGCCATTACTTTGGCTGCTGAAATGATCGATATTTCCATGTGTGTGGTTACTCCAAAGTGTCCCCATGTTGggttgaagaagttgcGTGGGTGGCTAACCAAGATTTCGGTTCTGTCCAttgagaggaggagatga
- a CDS encoding uncharacterized protein (Compare to YALI0D12210g, similar to uniprot|P47047 Saccharomyces cerevisiae YJL050W ATP-dependent RNA helicase DOB1), with product MDDLFDVFDGPVDQPPVKRQRTDNDDKSNDKSNDIKKEVKEDKNDKTDKNKDKDNKIVGAQASVLDEARIATMDSFEKTAEREVDDAENGVDSSDGKVKLQHQVRHQVAVPPGYDYKSISDHVIVDPARTYPFTLDPFQAVSIQSIDRHESVLVSAHTSAGKTVVAEYAIAQCLRNKQRVIYTSPIKALSNQKYRELLEDFGDVGLMTGDVTINPNASCLVMTTEILRSMLYRGSEVMREVAWVIFDEIHYMRDTERGVVWEETIILLPDTVRYVFLSATIPNALQFAEWIVKIHQQPCHVVYTNFRPTPLQHYLFPSGGDGIHLVVDERSQFREENFQKAMGQLQNKDGETKKQAGGGKGVTGNSDIYKIIKMIMMKNYNPVIVFSFSKKDCEALAMKMSKLDFNTADEHAMVQKVFTNALSQLSEDDRSLPQIKHILPLLKRGIGIHHSGLLPILKEVIEILFQEGLLKCLFATETFSIGLNMPAKTVVFTGVRKWDGKALRWVSGGEYIQMSGRAGRRGLDDRGIVILMLDEQMEPAVAKGMVKGEADRLNSAFHLGYNMILNLMRVEGISPEYMLERCFFQFQNVSQIPELEDKRREVEAEAEAIKITNPNVKEYYDLKESIASYGEDMRHIITHPSNVLSFLQPGRLVEVKDEIEDGGKKVQRDFGWGAVVSFAKVPPKLQLQKNLSDHEIYIVDVLLPVKEGSLSSKQPNSIRPDLENGQFEVVPVTLKSLKAIANIRIVLPKSLKSASERRVVAKSIKEVKRRFPDVPQLDPIENMKIKDETFQSLIKKMEVLEGKLAKNPFASEPDRDEVYAEYAGKMALEKKVKELSDDIAKHYSILQLDELKNRKRVLRRLGFIEDDVIQLKGRVACEISSGDELLLTEMLFNGNFNDLTPEVTAALMSCFVFDEMTKEQPKLRAELDTPLKAMQEVARNVAKVSRECKLDVVVDDYVNKFKMQLMDVVYAWCNGASFSQICKMTDVYEGSLIRMFRRLEELLRQMAMAAKTIGNEKLEDKFNLALEKIKRDLVSAASLYL from the coding sequence atggACGATCTGTTTGACGTGTTTGACGGGCCTGTCGACCAGCCGCCTGTCAAGCGACAGCGAACCgacaacgacgacaagTCCAATGATAAGAGCAACGATATCAAGAAGGAAGtgaaggaggacaagaacgacaagaccgacaagaacaaggacaaggacaacaaAATCGTGGGAGCACAAGCATCGGTGCTGGATGAGGCTCGAATCGCCACAATGGACAGCTTCGAGAAGACCGCCGAGCGAGAGGTGGATGACGCTGAAAACGGAGTGGACTCCAGTGACGGTAAGGTCAAGCTGCAACATCAGGTTCGCCACCAGGTGGCTGTTCCTCCCGGTTACGACTACAAGTCGATTTCAGACCACGTGATCGTGGACCCCGCCCGAACTTACCCTTTCACTCTCGATCCCTTCCAGGCCGTGTCCATCCAGTCCATTGACCGACACGAGTCTGTACTGGTGTCGGCTCATACTTCTGCCGGAAAGACGGTGGTGGCCGAGTACGCCATTGCGCAGTGTCTGCGAAACAAGCAGCGAGTCATCTACACATCGCCCATTAAGGCTCTATCAAACCAAAAGTACcgagagctgctggaggactTTGGAGACGTGGGTCTCATGACCGGAGACGTGAccatcaaccccaacgCCTCGTGTCTGGTCATGACCACGGAGATTCTGCGAAGCATGCTGTACCGAGGCTCCGAGGTCATGCGGGAGGTCGCGTGGGTCATTTTCGATGAGATCCATTACATGCGAGACACGGAGCGAGGAGTGGTGTGGGAGGAAACCATCATTCTGCTGCCCGACACGGTGCGGTACGTTTTCCTGTCTGCAACAATCCCCAATGCCCTGCAGTTTGCTGAGTGGATCGTCAAGATCCACCAACAGCCCTGTCACGTGGTCTACACCAACTTCCGACCCACTCCTCTGCAGCACTACCTGTTCCCCTCGGGGGGTGACGGTATCCATCTGGTGGTGGACGAGCGGTCGCAGTTCAGAGAAGAAAACTTCCAAAAGGCCATGGGCCAGCTGCAGAACAAGGATGGTGAGACGAAAAAGCAGGCTGGTGGCGGAAAGGGCGTCACGGGTAACTCAGACATCtacaagatcatcaagaTGATCATGATGAAGAACTACAACCCCGTCATTgtcttttccttctccaagaaggactgCGAGGCTCTGGCCATGAAAATGTCCAAACTGGACTTCAACACCGCCGACGAACACGCCATGGTTCAGAAGGTCTTTACTAACGCTCTCAGCCAGCTATCCGAGGATGATCGATCGCTCCCCCAGATCAAACACATTTTGCCTCTGCTGAAGCGAGGAATCGGTATCCACCACTCTGGTCTGCTgcccattctcaaggaggtgattgagaTTCTCTTCCAGGAGGGTCTGCTCAAGTGTCTGTTTGCCACAGAGACTTTCTCCATCGGTCTTAATATGCCTGCTAAGACAGTGGTGTTCACCGGCGTGCGAAAGTGGGATGGAAAGGCCCTGCGATGGGTCTCGGGAGGAGAGTATATCCAGATGTCGGGTCGAGCCGGTCGACGAGGCCTGGATGACCGAGGAATCGTCATTCTTATGCTGGATGAACAGATGGAGCCCGCTGTGGCAAAGGGCATGGTCAAGGGAGAAGCCGACCGACTAAACTCCGCCTTCCATCTCGGGTATAACATGATTCTCAACCTGATGCGAGTCGAGGGAATTTCACCGGAGTACATGCTGGAGCGATGTTTCTTCCAGTTCCAGAACGTGTCTCAAATCCCTGAACTTGAAGACAAGCGACGAGAGGTTGAGGCTGAGGCCGAGGCAATTAAAATCACAAACCCCAACGTCAAGGAGTACTAcgacctcaaggagtccaTTGCTTCCTATGGCGAGGACATGCGACACATTATTACCCATCCCTCCAACGTGCTGTCTTTCCTGCAGCCAGGACGACTGGttgaggtcaaggacgagattgaggacgGTGGAAAGAAGGTGCAGCGGGACTTTGGCTGGGGTGCCGTGGTTTCGTTTGCCAAGGTGCCTCCCAAGTTGCAACTGCAGAAGAATCTCAGTGACCACGAGATTTACATTGTCGATGTGCTTCTGCCTGTGAAGGAGGGTTCTCTCAGCAGCAAGCAGCCCAACTCAATCCGTCCCGACCTTGAGAATGGCCAGTTTGAGGTGGTTCCCGTGACTCTCAAGTCGCTAAAGGCCATTGCCAACATTCGAATTGTGCTGCCCAAGAGTCTCAAGTCGGCTAGTGAGCGACGAGTCGTGGCCAagtccatcaaggaggtcaagcGACGGTTCCCCGACGTGCCTCAGCTCGATCCCATTGAGAATATGAAGATCAAGGACGAGACGTTCCAGAGCctcatcaagaagatggaggtgctggagggcaagctggccaagaaccCGTTTGCCTCGGAGCCCGACCGAGACGAAGTCTACGCTGAGTACGCCGGCAAGATGgcgctggagaagaaggtaAAGGAGTTGTCTGACGACATTGCCAAGCACTACTCGATTCTGCAGCTggatgagctcaagaaccgAAAGCGAGTGCTGAGACGGCTGGGTTTCATCGAAGACGATGTCATCCAACTCAAGGGCCGAGTTGCGTGCGAGATCTCGTCCGGAgatgagctgctgctcacgGAGATGCTGTTCAACGGTAACTTCAACGACCTAACTCCCGAGGTCACAGCCGCACTAATGTCCTGCTTTGTCTTTGACGAAATGACCAAGGAGCAACCCAAGCTGCGGGCCGAGCTCGATACCCCGCTCAAGGCCATGCAGGAGGTGGCTCGAAACGTGGCCAAGGTGTCGCGCGAGTGCAAGCTCGacgtggtggtggacgaCTACGtcaacaagttcaagatGCAGCTGATGGATGTGGTTTACGCATGGTGTAACGGAGCGTCCTTCTCGCAGATCTGCAAGATGACCGACGTGTACGAAGGCTCCCTCATTCGAATGTTCCGACGACTCGAGGAGCTTTTGCGCCAGATGGCCATGGCCGCAAAGACCATCGGTAACGAAAAGCTCGAGGACAAGTTCAATCTCGccctggagaagatcaagcGAGATCTGGTCTCCGCCGCCTCTCTGTATTTGTAA
- a CDS encoding uncharacterized protein (Compare to YALI0D12232g, no similarity) translates to MIISLTVTVKTTLSCVFVLLPIPVAVLAFVAAAPLTSPWRAALYLQGAASVAQAASYAAFLVHKKAIPACVFSAFLAWLAGMVFYAKVVRDVAFDDNSGSVLVTHHAGVTTAHFALWSIVAALAGAYTLFVLISEHSSIIAAIEGPNSTKPSPSTISVDQFKVDPASTGMDLNMNTNSTVARTNSGGYAGHAPHHSYTTSNHMTNNNINNYQAGLTQEHHATPLLPSMEPEHEEGIDNPTVVVNSLAGLEAIPASAGSTAEPTSRHTQSTSSFGSINFAGLNIRPPPSSKFIHPSLQIRHNGRRMDRLRHSIDELSDGHVRCDSAGKFDSSELAGPSRESGEINTSHHRYSTELHTGTQSVFSTATTATELTVKSPAEPLHPHTNIAPSSTPPNPSSPTKSTHGSIYNSAHNSLSSSPAKSCSPRKPSRLSRLSRLSLSLEGLNDISPKKLRKSRSDFILPGSRDKNDTPGNVTTPQPDEFNQWEIQDVAWNLRNVSGSSADTDGTRQDGQRSASTASSGVNIISSRGFVREEVV, encoded by the coding sequence ATGATCATCAGCCTGACTGTGACCGTTAAAACGACGCTGTcgtgtgtgtttgtgctTCTGCCGATTCCCGTGGCGGTTCTGGCGTTCGTGGCCGCTGCTCCGCTAACCTCGCCTTGGAGAGCAGCCCTGTATCTTCAGGGAGCCGCCTCGGTGGCCCAAGCGGCGTCCTATGCGGCCTTTCTGGTGCATAAGAAAGCCATTCCTGCGTGTGTCTTTTCGGCCTTTTTAGCCTGGCTGGCTGGCATGGTCTTCTACGCTAAAGTAGTGAGAGATGTGGCCTTTGATGACAATAGCGGGAGTGTTCTGGTGACCCATCACGCAGGCGTGACCACGGCCCATTTCGCCCTCTGGAGCATAGTCGCAGCTCTGGCCGGCGCTTACACGCTGTTTGTGCTCATCTCCGAACACTCCAGCATCATTGCCGCAATCGAAGGGCCCAACAGCACTAAGCCTAGTCCATCGACAATTAGCGTCGACCAGTTCAAAGTAGACCCTGCCTCCACTGGAATGGACCTCAATATGAACACTAACAGCACAGTGGCTAGAACCAACTCGGGAGGATATGCCGGCCATGCCCCTCACCACTCATACACAACAAGCAACCACATgacaaacaacaacatcaacaactACCAGGCTGGACTTACCCAGGAGCACCATGCAACTCCACTGTTGCCCAGCATGGAACCTGAACACGAAGAGGGTATAGACAATCCTACTGTTGTGGTCAACTCTCTGGCGGGTTTAGAGGCCATTCCTGCCTCTGCGGGCTCCACTGCCGAACCCACCTCTAGACACACTCAGAGCACTTCGTCGTTTGGATCCATCAACTTCGCCGGGCTAAACATTCGACCTCCCCCCTCATCCAAGTTCATCCATCCTTCCTTGCAGATTCGTCACAATGGTAGAAGAATGGATCGACTGCGACACAGCATTGATGAGCTCAGTGACGGCCATGTGCGCTGCGATTCAGCAGGAAAATTTGACTCCTCGGAACTAGCTGGTCCTAGCCGAGAGTCAGGAGAAATAAACACCTCCCATCATCGGTACTCTACCGAACTTCATACAGGCACTCAATCGGTGTTCTCCACAGCTACCACAGCCACTGAACTCACGGTCAAGTCACCCGCAGAGCCACTTCACCCCCACACTAATATTGCTCCCTCTTCCACTCCCCCCaacccttcttctcccacCAAGTCGACCCACGGCTCCATCTACAACTCTGCCCACAATTCCCTCAGTTCGTCGCCTGCCAAATCGTGCTCGCCCCGGAAACCCAGTCGTCTGAGCAGGCTTAGTCGATTATCACTCAGTCTGGAAGGACTCAACGACATTTCGCCCAAAAAGCTGCGAAAGAGCCGCTCGGATTTCATTCTGCCTGGGTCCAgagacaaaaacgacactCCCGGCAATGTAACCACCCCCCAGCCGGACGAGTTCAACCAGTGGGAGATCCAGGACGTTGCGTGGAACCTGCGAAACGTGTCTGGCTCTTCCGCAGATACAGATGGCACTCGGCAAGACGGTCAGCGCTCGGCAAGCACCGCCTCCAGTGGTGTGAACATCATTTCCAGCCGGGGCTTTGTCCGAGAAGAGGTTGTTTGA